In Deltaproteobacteria bacterium, a single window of DNA contains:
- a CDS encoding DUF401 family protein has translation MSFLYAIPAVVRILLVFAVILFSIRRKLSLGHCFNLGALVLGLLFGMHPLPILQAALTALTHPKTLSLAAVVSLILVLSHSLEAAGQMQRLLDRFRGLIHIPALNMVIFPALIGLLPMPGGAIFSAPMVKNLGGRSQLSADELSYVNYWFRHIWEYAWPLYPGVLLITALGGFNLWAFVFTAFPMTIVAMIVGYWPLKGRLSFRSQMSVDSGAAVSISPWPFFKELTPILIVIVMGIAFGAGLSRLGLFASIAKEVGLIISLVLAILQVWYTNGIPWTTRRRILINPKLGSMIYMVCSILIFKGILEDSRAVVDISNELLKWGIPLLIVVVILPMAVGLVSGITIAFVGTTFPILISLVHASPGGPALLPYLVLGLVSGFVGVLFSPLHVCLLLSNEYFETSLDRVYRFLLVPCLVLLAAGMVYFQLLSRL, from the coding sequence ATGAGCTTTCTATACGCTATCCCGGCAGTTGTCCGCATCCTCCTGGTGTTTGCCGTTATTCTATTCAGCATCCGGCGCAAGTTGTCTCTGGGCCACTGTTTCAATCTGGGGGCCCTGGTCCTGGGGCTTTTGTTCGGCATGCATCCCCTGCCGATTCTTCAAGCGGCGTTAACCGCCCTGACCCATCCGAAAACCCTCAGCCTGGCGGCGGTGGTCAGCCTCATTCTCGTGCTGAGTCACAGCCTGGAGGCCGCGGGGCAGATGCAGCGTCTGCTGGATCGTTTTAGGGGCTTGATTCACATCCCCGCACTGAACATGGTGATTTTTCCCGCGCTGATCGGACTTTTGCCCATGCCCGGGGGGGCCATTTTTTCAGCCCCCATGGTAAAGAACCTGGGGGGACGTTCGCAGTTGAGCGCCGATGAACTCAGCTATGTCAATTACTGGTTTCGTCATATCTGGGAGTATGCCTGGCCGCTCTACCCCGGTGTGCTTTTAATCACGGCCTTGGGCGGTTTCAACCTCTGGGCCTTCGTATTCACGGCCTTTCCCATGACCATCGTGGCCATGATCGTCGGTTATTGGCCCCTGAAAGGCAGGCTCTCATTCCGCAGCCAAATGTCTGTCGACTCTGGAGCGGCGGTGTCCATCTCACCCTGGCCCTTTTTCAAGGAGTTGACACCCATTCTGATCGTCATCGTGATGGGCATTGCCTTCGGGGCCGGTCTGTCCCGCCTGGGGCTGTTCGCTTCCATCGCCAAAGAGGTCGGGCTCATCATCTCCCTGGTGTTGGCTATCCTGCAGGTCTGGTACACCAACGGCATCCCGTGGACAACGCGCCGCAGGATCCTGATCAATCCCAAATTGGGCAGCATGATCTACATGGTCTGCTCGATTCTCATTTTCAAGGGAATTCTGGAAGACAGCCGGGCGGTGGTCGACATCAGCAATGAATTGCTGAAATGGGGCATTCCGTTGTTGATTGTCGTCGTAATTCTACCCATGGCGGTTGGACTGGTTTCAGGGATCACCATCGCTTTTGTAGGGACGACCTTTCCCATCTTGATATCCCTGGTCCACGCCTCACCGGGCGGTCCCGCGCTGTTGCCGTATTTAGTCCTTGGCCTGGTAAGCGGCTTCGTCGGCGTTCTTTTTTCACCCCTGCACGTCTGCCTACTGCTCTCCAATGAATATTTTGAAACCTCCCTGGATCGCGTCTATCGCTTTCTGCTGGTGCCCTGTCTGGTTTTGCTGGCTGCCGGCATGGTCTATTTCCAGCTTTTGAGCCGGTTGTAA
- a CDS encoding M23 family metallopeptidase: MKMISLFILSNTGAPAKKISVPGFLLPLLLIAVIAGVAGIGYLAYDYSRICNVAEANGDMAKALSAQEDLITTQRRQIQDFAGDINRLKSRLVALNNFEEKIRIIANIGTDNGQETLFGVGGTRPEDLETNIDLNRRHTSLMRDMHTQVELLQDASAVQQDLMTSLLGKLESQKSLLACTPAIRPAKGWLTSPFGFRTSPFTGRREFHKGFDIANRKGTPIVATADGVVKFVGSRRYLGNYVIIDHGHGMMTRYGHVEKALVKRGDKVKRGDLIAKMGNSGRSTGPHVHYAVYLNGVPVNPATYILN; the protein is encoded by the coding sequence CAACACCGGCGCGCCGGCGAAAAAGATATCCGTTCCCGGATTTTTGTTGCCCCTGCTTCTAATCGCCGTTATCGCGGGTGTGGCCGGCATCGGGTACCTTGCTTACGATTATAGCCGGATTTGCAACGTCGCCGAGGCCAACGGGGACATGGCCAAGGCCCTCTCCGCGCAGGAAGATCTCATCACCACCCAACGCCGCCAGATACAAGACTTTGCCGGCGACATCAATCGCCTGAAATCACGGCTGGTCGCTTTGAACAATTTCGAAGAGAAGATACGGATTATCGCCAATATCGGGACCGACAACGGTCAGGAAACCCTTTTCGGCGTGGGCGGCACCCGCCCTGAGGATCTGGAAACCAATATCGACTTGAACCGGCGGCATACCAGCCTGATGCGGGATATGCACACCCAGGTCGAATTGCTGCAGGATGCCTCGGCCGTGCAGCAGGACCTGATGACGTCACTGCTGGGAAAGCTGGAGAGCCAGAAAAGCCTCCTGGCATGCACACCGGCCATCCGGCCGGCCAAGGGGTGGCTGACGTCGCCGTTTGGATTCCGAACGTCACCGTTTACCGGGCGCCGGGAATTTCATAAAGGGTTCGATATAGCCAACCGAAAAGGCACACCCATCGTCGCAACCGCCGACGGCGTGGTAAAATTCGTGGGTTCCAGGCGCTACCTGGGCAACTATGTCATCATCGACCACGGGCACGGCATGATGACCCGCTACGGCCACGTGGAAAAGGCCCTGGTCAAGCGCGGCGACAAGGTCAAGCGCGGCGACCTCATCGCTAAAATGGGCAACAGCGGCAGAAGTACCGGTCCCCATGTCCACTACGCCGTGTATCTCAACGGCGTTCCCGTCAACCCCGCCACGTATATCCTCAACTAG